In Streptomyces sp. NBC_01426, one genomic interval encodes:
- a CDS encoding class F sortase yields the protein MKPAEVRVPAASTGRPRRRRRTAVPLAAAALATLLLAGCGGEDTAAPPAAPAGQAGQGQAAQGGAPAGAATGGTPSGKPSTGGHHTAPADGSQNGTGAAGAKPALARSEPQKITIPSLGLSSSLETLRQKTDGTMETPKNPDLAGWYEPGPTPGSQGPAVIAGHVTWNGASAVFEKLKTMKAGDTIKVARRDNKTVTFKVDRVAEYPKAKFPTVEVYKNLDHAGLRLVTCGGDFDPKKHYYDSNVVVFASMMGTA from the coding sequence GTGAAGCCCGCCGAGGTCCGCGTGCCCGCCGCCTCCACCGGGCGGCCGCGCCGACGCAGGAGGACCGCGGTCCCGCTGGCCGCCGCCGCCCTCGCCACCCTGCTCCTCGCGGGATGCGGCGGCGAGGACACGGCGGCGCCCCCCGCAGCCCCCGCCGGGCAGGCCGGGCAGGGCCAGGCCGCGCAGGGCGGGGCACCGGCCGGCGCCGCCACCGGAGGCACGCCGTCCGGGAAGCCCTCCACCGGCGGCCACCACACCGCGCCCGCCGACGGGTCGCAGAACGGTACGGGCGCGGCCGGTGCCAAGCCCGCCCTGGCCCGCTCGGAGCCGCAGAAGATCACGATCCCGTCCCTGGGCCTGTCCAGTTCCCTGGAGACGCTCCGTCAGAAGACGGACGGAACCATGGAGACCCCCAAGAACCCCGACCTCGCGGGCTGGTACGAGCCGGGTCCGACCCCCGGTTCCCAGGGGCCGGCCGTGATCGCCGGCCATGTCACGTGGAACGGCGCGTCGGCCGTGTTCGAGAAGCTGAAGACCATGAAGGCCGGTGACACGATCAAGGTGGCCCGGCGGGACAACAAGACGGTCACGTTCAAGGTGGACCGGGTCGCCGAGTACCCGAAGGCCAAGTTCCCCACGGTCGAGGTCTACAAGAACCTCGACCACGCGGGCCTGCGCCTGGTCACCTGTGGCGGCGACTTCGACCCGAAGAAGCACTACTACGACAGCAACGTGGTCGTGTTCGCCAGCATGATGGGCACCGCGTAG